GTGTATTCGAACCGATCAATCGGCACCGCATGCCGCACCGTTCGATGGGTCGGATGTCCACACCTCCCCACCGTCATCCTCGGGCTTGCCCCGAGGATCCAACGCCGCCAGTGCTGTCCTCTACTTCCCCGCCGGCCCCTTCACCCGGCCGGAGAGCACGCCGAAGCCTTCGATGATGGCTTCCTGGTTCTCCATCCGGACGGTCTCCATCTGCACTTCCTGAAGCGCGCGCAGGATCTGCGGCACGCGCTCGTCGTCGCCCTCATCCGTCGAGACGGCGAGTTCGCGTTCCAGCTCGCGGCGCTGCCAGAGGAGCGCGCGGGTGCGCTTGTGGAGCGCGAGCGCCTGGAGATAGCCTTCGCGGGCATCCTCGGGCGCGGCGTCTTCCGTCGCGGTCCACAGGCGCGAGTTGCGGATCTGCTGGTCGAGGCCCTTGAGCAGGGTGTCGAAGCCGGCGGCTTCCAGCTCCTCGACCAGCCGGGCGCGGTCGAGCCGCGCGCCGACGGAGCCGGCAATGCCGATGAGGGCCGACCAGAGGCGCTGGAGATCGCGGTTCTCGTATTCGATAATGGCGATCTCGTCATAATCGCTGAAGAGAAGGCCCGGATGGTTGACGACGGTGAGCGCCAGCACGCTTTCGCGCAGGGCCGGCAGCTCCTGCGCGCCGCGCACCAGCGCCGAGCGGGCGAGCCGGTCGGAAATGCCGGAGGGGACCATATTGCCTTGCGGCCCGCCGCGGCCGCCGCCCCTGCCCTGCCGGTTGCCGGAAAAGCTGCCGCCGCCCTGCCGCTGGGCGGGGCGGAAGAAGGCATTCAGCCGCTCGCGCATGTCCTGCTGGTAGTGGCGGCGCACGTCCTCGTCGGCGATGCCCGCTGTGATCTGGCGCAGGCGCGATTCGAGTTCGGCGCGGCTTTCCGGCGTGTCCAGCGTCGAGCCCTGGACCTCGCGGTTCCAGATCATGTCGGCGAGCGGACGGGCGTTCGCCAGCACCTTGTCGAAGGGCGCGCGGCCCTCGTGGCGCACGAGGTCGTCCGGGTCCTTGCCGTCGGGCAGCAGCGCGAAGCGCACCGTGCGGCCCGGCTTGATGAAGGGCAGCGCGAGGTCGGCCGCCCGGTTCGCCGCGCGGATGCCCGCCCCGTCGCCGTCGAAGCAGAGCACCGGCTGCGGCGTCATCTTCCAGAGCAGATCGAGCTGGTTCTCGGTGAGCGCCGTGCCGAGCGGGGCGACGGCATTCTCGATGCCCGCCTGGTAGAGCGCGATCACGTCCATGTAGCCTTCAACGGCGATGATCGTCCCCGTCCCGTCAGCCCCCTGCGCGCCTTTTCGGGCGCGGGCGTGGTTGTAGAGCACGCTCCCCTTGTGGAAGAGCTCGGTTTCGTTGGAATTGAGGTATTTCGCCGGCGCGTCCGGCGACATGGCGCGGCCGCCGAAGGCGATGACCTTTTCCCGCACCGAGAGGATGGGGAACATGATGCGGTCGCGGAACCGGTCGTAGGAGACGGGGATTTCCGGCCCGTGCACGACGAGGCCGCAGGCCTCGATCGCCTCCTTCGGCACGCCCTTGCCCGCCAGAAACTCCTTCAGCGCGTTGCGGCTCTCCGGCGCATAGCCGAGGCGGAAGGTCTCGATGGTGCGGCCGGTCAGCCCGCGGTCGCGCAGATAGGCGCGCGCCTTCGCCCCGGCCGGCGTCTGGAGCTGGTCTTCGAAGAAGCGGGTGGCCATCTCCATGACCTCGACGAGGCCCATGCGCTCCTTCTCGCGCTGCTCGGCCTGCGGGTCCGGCTGGGGCATGGCGACGCCCGCAAGATCGGCGATCTGCTGCACGGCCTCGGGGAAGGACAGGCCGTCGAGATCGGTGAGGAAGCGGAAGTGATCGCCCGAGACGCCGCAGCCGAAGCAATGGTAGCGGCCCTTGCGGTCCTCGCAGTGGAAGGACGGCGATTTCTCGCCATGGAACGGGCAGCAGGCCCAGTAGTCCCCGCGCGAGACGTTGGTCTTCCTGCGATCCCAGGTCACGCGTCGGCCGATCACGTCCGAAATGGGGACGCGGTCGCGGATCTCGTCTAGGAAGGCGTTGGAAAAGCGCATGGATACCTCGGTCGAGGTCCATATAACCATGCGCGGGGCTCGCCGCCAGCATTACCGCCCGGCCCCGCGGCAATTCACAGGCTCAGGCTCAAAATCCCATGTCGGGCGCGTAGAAGCAGCGGGGCGTATCCTCGGTCGGATAGAGGCAGAGATGGTATTCTCCGTCCTGCGAGCGGCGGGCGGTGCCCTGCGGCAGGAGAAAGATATGGCGGCGGGTGGCGAGGCGATGGTCGCCCGGCGCCAGCGTCACCTGATAGTCCCCGTGGACGATGCGCACGGCGGTCGCCGGGATCATCTGGCAGTCGCCGTTGTGGTTGCTGCCGTTGCAACAATATTGCTCGTACTGCCAGCCGCTCGGCGCATCGTGCGCGGGGACCGGCCCGGCAAGGGCGATGGCTGCGAGGGAAAGAAGAAACGTCGCACGCATGGGTTCGGCCTCCGTTTCGTGGAACGGCCACCGGGAACCTTGACGCTAGACAATCCGGCGGCACCACATGCACTTCGCCGGGGCGGGCGGTGACGTTCGACGACGCATCGTCACGCTCCTATTGCTGCGAGCTCAACTGTGCGCCTTCCTTTTGGTTCCCGCAAGCAGCAGGCCGGAAACGAAAAAGGCGGCCACCGGCCGCCTTCAGATACCGCAAGGACCGCAGTTTACTTCAGCAGGTCCTTCACCACGCCGGAGGCCTTGGCGAAATCCATCTGGCCGGGATGGCGCTCCTTGAGCACGGCCATGACCTTGCCCATGTCACGCAGGCCCTGCGCGCCGATCTCGGCGATCACGCCGGAAATCAGCTCCCTCACCTTCTCGTCGGAAAGCTGCTCGGGCATGAAGCCCTGGATCACGGTGATTTCCTCGCGCTCCTGGGCGGCAAGTTCCGGACGGCCGTTTTCGGCGAAGATCTTGGCGGATTCCTCGCGCTGCTTGATCATCTTGGCGAGAATCTGCAGCAGTTCGTCATTTTCCACCGGCCCCTTGCCGGCGCCGCGGTTGGCGATGTCGCGATCCTTCAGCGTGGCCTGGATCAGGCGCAGCGTGGAAACACGGCAGGCGTCTCTTGCCTTGAGTGCATCCTTCAAGGCGTTTGCGATGGTATCGCGCATCATTTTCTCCATGGGAGGCTGCCGGCGCGGGATGCGCGGCTCGGCCTCTATCGTCGTTCGATTGTGCATGCTCATAGACCGGCGGAGGGTCCGCCGGCAAACGGATTACGCAAGCGATTGATTTCAAACGCTTTATAATTCCGCGCAATCCACAGGCAACGGTTGACCCCGCCCCCTGCTTTGTCTATTTTCCGGCACCTGCACGAAAATCGGCAATCAGGGCGAACCAACGCGGGTTTCCGCGCGCCTTTGCCTGCGACCTTAAATGGTGTCCGTCCCCTCGGCTTTCAAGCCGGCGCCCGACACCGGAAACGGGATGACTATGACCTCGACCCCCGCATGGACCACTGAAAAGCCCACCGCCCTCATCGTCCTTGCCGACGGCACCGTGATCGAAGGCAAGGGCATCGGCGCCACCGGCAAGGTGACCGCGGAAGTCTGCTTCAACACGGCGCTGACGGGCTACCAGGAAATCCTGACCGACCCCTCCTATCTCGGCCAGATCGTCACCTTCACCTTCCCGCATATCGGCAATGTCGGCGCCAATGACGAGGACATCGAGGACCTGACGCCGGCCGCCCGCCACGGCGCGGTCGGCACGATCTTCAAAGCCGACATCACCGAGCCGTCGAACTACCGCGCCGCAAAGCACCTCGACGCCTGGCTGAAGGCCCGCGGCATCATCGGCCTCTCGGGCATCGACACCCGCGCGCTGACCGCCTGGATCCGCGAGAACGGCGCGCCGAACGCGGTGATCGCCCACGACCCGAACGGCGTCTTCGACATCGAGACGCTGAAGGCCGAAGCCAGGGCCTGGGGCGGCCTCGTCGGCCTCGACCTCGCCAAGCCCGCCTCCTCTGGCCAGTCCTCGCGCTGGAGCCAGAAGCCGTGGGTGTGGAACGAAGGCTACAAGGACCTTGCCGACGGCGACGTGAAATATCACATCGTCGCGCTCGACTACGGCGTGAAGCGCAACATCCTGCGCCTCTTCACGGGCCTCGGCTGCAAGGTCACGGTCATGCCGGCCACCTCCAGCGCCGAGGACGTTCTGGCGCTGAAGCCGGACGGCATCTTCCTTTCCAACGGCCCGGGCGACCCGGCGGCGACCGGCGAATATGCCGTGCCGGTGATCAAGACGCTGATCGAGACGGGCATTCCGGTCTTCGGCATCTGCCTCGGCCACCAGATGCTCGGCCTCGCCGTCGGCGCGACGACCGAGAAGATGCACCAGGGCCACCACGGCGCGAACCATCCGGTGAAGGACCACACGACCGGCAAGGTCGAGATCGTCTCGATGAACCACGGCTTCGCCGTCGCCTCCTCCACCCTGCCCGAAGGCGTCGAGGAGACCCACGTTTCCCTGTTCGACGGCACGAACTGCGGCCTGCGCCTGACTGGCAAGCCGGTCTTCTCCGTGCAGCACCACCCGGAAGCCTCCCCCGGCCCGCAGGACAGCCACTACCTCTTCCGCCGCTTCATCAACCTGGTGCGCGAGAGGAAGGGCGAGGAAGCCATCCCGGAACGCGCGTAAGCGGGCGATCCGCATACCATCGACGTGAAAAGCCCGCCGGAGCGATCCGGCGGGCTTTTCTTATCGCCACTCTCGGGCGTCAGGCGCCCCTCTGCCTCACCAGCCGGTAGAAGCGCAGGTTGAGCAGGATCGACGCAGTGGAAAGGCCGGCGAGGAAGCCGAACCAGATGCCGATGCCGCCCAAGCCCACCGGGAAGGCGAAGAGCCAGGCGGCGAAGAAGCCGACCGGCCAGTAGGAGATCAGCGCCAGCAGCATGGGGATGCGCGTGTCCTTCAG
The Shinella zoogloeoides DNA segment above includes these coding regions:
- the dnaG gene encoding DNA primase is translated as MRFSNAFLDEIRDRVPISDVIGRRVTWDRRKTNVSRGDYWACCPFHGEKSPSFHCEDRKGRYHCFGCGVSGDHFRFLTDLDGLSFPEAVQQIADLAGVAMPQPDPQAEQREKERMGLVEVMEMATRFFEDQLQTPAGAKARAYLRDRGLTGRTIETFRLGYAPESRNALKEFLAGKGVPKEAIEACGLVVHGPEIPVSYDRFRDRIMFPILSVREKVIAFGGRAMSPDAPAKYLNSNETELFHKGSVLYNHARARKGAQGADGTGTIIAVEGYMDVIALYQAGIENAVAPLGTALTENQLDLLWKMTPQPVLCFDGDGAGIRAANRAADLALPFIKPGRTVRFALLPDGKDPDDLVRHEGRAPFDKVLANARPLADMIWNREVQGSTLDTPESRAELESRLRQITAGIADEDVRRHYQQDMRERLNAFFRPAQRQGGGSFSGNRQGRGGGRGGPQGNMVPSGISDRLARSALVRGAQELPALRESVLALTVVNHPGLLFSDYDEIAIIEYENRDLQRLWSALIGIAGSVGARLDRARLVEELEAAGFDTLLKGLDQQIRNSRLWTATEDAAPEDAREGYLQALALHKRTRALLWQRRELERELAVSTDEGDDERVPQILRALQEVQMETVRMENQEAIIEGFGVLSGRVKGPAGK
- a CDS encoding GatB/YqeY domain-containing protein — encoded protein: MRDTIANALKDALKARDACRVSTLRLIQATLKDRDIANRGAGKGPVENDELLQILAKMIKQREESAKIFAENGRPELAAQEREEITVIQGFMPEQLSDEKVRELISGVIAEIGAQGLRDMGKVMAVLKERHPGQMDFAKASGVVKDLLK
- the carA gene encoding glutamine-hydrolyzing carbamoyl-phosphate synthase small subunit, whose protein sequence is MTSTPAWTTEKPTALIVLADGTVIEGKGIGATGKVTAEVCFNTALTGYQEILTDPSYLGQIVTFTFPHIGNVGANDEDIEDLTPAARHGAVGTIFKADITEPSNYRAAKHLDAWLKARGIIGLSGIDTRALTAWIRENGAPNAVIAHDPNGVFDIETLKAEARAWGGLVGLDLAKPASSGQSSRWSQKPWVWNEGYKDLADGDVKYHIVALDYGVKRNILRLFTGLGCKVTVMPATSSAEDVLALKPDGIFLSNGPGDPAATGEYAVPVIKTLIETGIPVFGICLGHQMLGLAVGATTEKMHQGHHGANHPVKDHTTGKVEIVSMNHGFAVASSTLPEGVEETHVSLFDGTNCGLRLTGKPVFSVQHHPEASPGPQDSHYLFRRFINLVRERKGEEAIPERA